The Palaemon carinicauda isolate YSFRI2023 chromosome 20, ASM3689809v2, whole genome shotgun sequence DNA segment CGTGCTAGTTAGATACTAGATCTAGCGAGAACGCCCTCAGCTTATAGACCTACCCTTGAGCTAAACCGTTTCTCACTTGGTAATTAGTTAATAGaaccatttcttttattttctcttcatgGGTTAGTAATAagtttatttctaatattattatgttGAGAGGAAAGAatttatagatgtatatgtttatttatgtttatttcgaTCTCTTTTTTTACAATAAGTCCGGAAATTCTAGGATGGCATCTTGAAGTGTTGTAAAGATGAGTCTGAAAAATATAAAGATACATAAACAAAAGAGTGAATGAAAATTCAATAAATTAACGAACACTTTCTATataaagaaattttcatatacaaaaatataaataaataatttacttaGTCTTTTCCTTACTATATTAAAACCCCCTAGATCTCGACCTTAGTGACTGTAGCCGTATCCATGGCCATGACCACCGTGTCCGTGTCCATATCCGCCATGATTGTGCCCATAGCTGATGTGAGAATAGCCGGAGCCACCATGTCCTCCATGACCATGACCATGGCCATGGCCATATCCACCATGTCCGTGACCATGGCTATGTCCGTAGCCACCGTGTCCATGCCCGTGGCCATGCCCATATCCTCCATGCCCATGTCCACCATGTCCATGGCCATATCCTCCATGACCATATCCACCATGTCCATGTCCGTGACTACTATGGCCGTATCCATGGTCAGGCACTGGAACTGCTACGGCCACAAGTACCGCATAAGCCAGAGAAAGGAAGAGGATCTGCAAATAATAGAAATTGCTGTTAATCGTCTCTGTGAATATAACGAAAAAGATGCTGCTAAAAGTTTTTGTTGATGAAAATAACAATTAGTTTTGTTTTGTTATGGTTGCTGAAAATAACAATTAGTTTTGTTTTGTTTAGGTTGGTGAAAATGtcaattgcttttgttttgttttggttggcGAATATAACAATTTGTGAGATTTTGTTGTGGTTggtggaaataaaaaaagaaaaaaaaatttgggggaAATTAACAattgcttttgttttattttggttggtgaaaataatcatttgattGATTTGGTTTtggttggaaaaaataaaaatttatttggtTTTGTTTTGGTTGGTGAAAATaattgttttggttttgttttggttGGTGATAATAACAATTTGTTTTGCTTTGATTTGGTTGGTGAAAATAACATTTAGTTTTGTTTGGTTTGGTTGGTGAAAATTATAATTTGGTTGGTTTTGTTTTAGTTGGAGAAAATAACAAAtagctttgtttctttttttattagagaaaatagtaattagttttgttttgttttggttggtgAAAGAATTGTAAAGAtgtaaaagataagaaaatgagtTTATATCAAATAGTTCTTAAGtctaagatatattttattttgatagattatgattttgaaattctactgaaatAGACCATTATgctatagaatattttaatatatttttttttacattaaataacTTTCTTccaaatgaaattaataaataataaaaattttatagcaGAACATCATAAGACAATTTTACGACAATCAcagagaagaaaaatatatactCAGACcaaagaaggataaaaaaaaaaaaatacacatgaaataccaaataaaaaaagataattaattgaTTAGAAAATaggacaagaaagaaaaaaaaaggaacaactCCCGAAAAAAGAACTTCTCGAAGgaacctcccccccaaaaaagcgAAAATTAAAGATACTAATCTCTAGTAAAGATAAAAGCAAGTTACCATCTTAGCTGCCATTTCGTCCTTTGATTTCCGGAGCGAGTGAGCTAAGCTCTAAATCGTCGAAGACTTTATGGTACGAAAAGAGATCGTCTGGGCCATTATATATTGGGCCTAAGACACATAGGCTCCGCCCTCtcgaatctcagggtctgggaatTGTTGGTCAGATTGTGAGAAGAAAGCTGGATTTCATTATGCTGACGGGACAATTTTCATTGTGAATTCCACGTAacgcataactatatatatatatatatatatatatatatatatatatatatatatatatatatatatgtatatatatacatatatatatatatatatatatatatatatatatatatatatatatatatatatatatatatatatatatattctgctcctacgcctatataccctgtatatacagtatttgtacatgtggatatatactgtgcatatatatatatatatatatatatatatatatatatatatagatatatatatatatatatttatatatgtatatatatatacatatatacatgcatatatatacacacaaacacacacacacacacatatatatatgtatatatatatatatatatatatatatatatatatatatatatatatatgttcaaatatatgttccaatatatgtatatgtatagaaagaTACACatagatacacatgtatatatatatatatatatatatatatatatatatataattataaatatatatatatatatatatatatacatacatacacatctatatacttacatatatatacatacatatatatatatatatatatatatatgtatatatatacatatatatatgtatatatatatatacagtatatacatatatatatgttgtatatatgtgtgtttaagtgtgtgtctgtgtgtgcatgtatatatatgtatgtgtttgaagTATTCTTGATTTTTATAATCATGATAAGTAGTTTGTCATTCGAATCCTTCAAGAAAGAAGAAAGCTTTTTATCATATTTATgactattacataaaaaaaattgatgTAAAATTTAACACCTCGAAACCTAGTAATGCACAGGTCCGGCTTTGATTTAATGAATCAATATTTTGACGTTAGAATTGAATTTACTATTCATTTTCTCTATTATTtcctatattttgttaaatcatacAATAACCTCATGTATAACAAATAAGAATTTCACAATAATTTTCcaatcattcttcttttttcttattctttttataataagcTTTCTTTCTTTTCCTAAAACAATCGTAGAATTCAAATAATTCAATTTGAATTGCATGTTTAAATTCAATGTAAGGGAGAAATCTTTAATAATATAAAAGACTTTACTATAAGGCTTATTAAGCTTGAATTTACTTTTCTATTAATTTGCATGTTACAGATATTCATTTTTATAGGTGCTCTTGTTATTGCCTCAAAGCAGTTCATGTTTCCTTGTCCATCCTAGGTGGATTATAACTTCTAAAACTACCAAATGCACATTCAACCAACCGTACCTTCCATATATTTATTGAATTCAAGGTCAGGGCTGGAAAATTGgttgaactttaaaagtttaaTTTCATGGAGTTGTAAGAATAATAGGAAAAGGTGGGGCCCCGCCAtttcagtctaaaaaaaaaaaagttacgaaaaATAACCAAAGATTAAGAAATATTTGGATAAATTCTTCCATATATTAAtcgtgtaaatattttattaattttaatatttcatctaCAAGAATTTTTTCATTACGTTTTGCTCTACTGCTCAATTAGGGTTTTCTAATTGTGAAGAATATTTCTTAAGATATATTAAATAAGTGATACAGACTTTATGTGAACACCGTCCATTGTTATTTATATCGCATGGTTTTTGTCCTCAACCAAATATTTAATCAAGAAGTAaatgaaagtgatatatatatatatatatatatatatatatatatatatatatatatatatatatatatatatatgtacacttttaAATACATTGTCCccatcccccccccacacacacacacacatatatatatatatatatatatatatatatatatgtatacgtatgtatatacaaatatatatatatatatatatatatatatatatatatatatatatatatatgtatatatatatgtacacttttaAATACATTGcccccccacaaacacacacacacacacacacatatatatatatatatatatatatatatatatatatatatatatatgtgtgtgtgtgtgtgtgtgtgtatgtataccgtatatacttacacatataaaacatatatataaatatatatgtataccgtatatatatacgcatactatatatatatatatatatatatatatatatatatatatataaatatatatgcatatatacatatatatacacacacacacacacacacatatatatatatatatatttatatatatatatatatatatatatatatatatatatatatatatatatatatatatatatatatatcagtgttacAAAATTATGAATTACTCACGGACATATTAATAGAAAATACAACAAATACTTTCACTTCCCCCAAAATATATAACATTAGATCAATAAAgcttaaaaatcaataaaaataagcaAGTGTCTTTGACGAGAACAACAGTCTGTTCAATACCAAAGCTTTCCTGATATTTTGAAATATAACGATATTTTGGGGGAAAAAAATGTGTCAATGATGATCGTGCGAAACCTCGAACAAGGTCCGACTATTTATGGCTACTCGAAGGTGGATAGGTCTAACATATGATGATGTttcgtatttataaatatatgagcaATACTCAAGTACTATTGGTAGAAGGTAGAATAGTGGAATTACCCAAAATGACTCAGAAATGGTAGACTCTTGAGCACGAGATGACAGATTAGGGACCGAATTACTCTTGCATGACTCGAGATACCAATAGCAGATGATTTAAAGGCTATTTTAGCTTATGATGGACTGAGGTTATAAAGCCTATTTgcaaagaggaaatagaaaaagtCAACATAAtaaaagaaggaggagaagaaagattGTGGTAGGATTTTGGAAACGTATCTGGCTAACAATCTGTTGGACGGTAGTTCGAGACACTCTCAAGCTTATTAGATTttagtagtgtatgcaacctcaccatccttgtcaactgtggggtgggggtgggttaGTTTGGGTGACTATAAGCCTACCTATatatcgtcagcagccattgcctggccgtccctggtcttagcttaacgGAGACGTGGCTAGGACGATGATCGTATGTACTCTATTACGGCTAGTCTCCgggcattgttctgtcccttgcctctgcccttcatgaacggcatttaaacTTTAAACACTCCCCTTTCAACCCTTTCCCATTCTGTAGTTTAAAGAACAATAAATCTACGACTCACATGTAcatttgtgtgtctgtttgtgtgtgtgtgtgtgagagagagagagagagagagagagagagagagagagagagagagagagagagagagtatattgttTATGAATAATAGCCATTATTATTGTTGCCATTACCTACAGTAAACTATTATctccattactactactaccataatcattatcattgctattatcattatcatcacatttaatttctattgtattttcttatcataataagaaagataagattatataaaatttatatcctACTTTGAATGATCGTACAATCAGAAATAAAAACGAAACTTAATAATCTTGAAAGACAATTGATCAGAAATAtagtaaatattttgtattaattgaaaGTCGCTAAAGCAAACAATATTAACCCTTCTTGTCCGGAATAGGGTCTTCTTcccagatatattattattattattattattattattattattattattattattattattattattattattattattattcttcttcttcttcttcttattattattattattattactattttttttcttcttcttcttcttcttcttcttcttcttcttcttcttagtattattattattattattattattattattattattattattattattattattattatgataaaataaatctTCACTTGCAAAAGCTTAATCACTTTCGAAACCAATAGTCATCAGCCTAAACGTTTATACTAGAAAAAAGGAGAAATTTGAAAgaacaatacaaaacaaaaaactaaaCAGACTTGGAAATAATTCACTTCAGTTCTTTCAAgttgatttgaaaaatatttaaaattacctTAAACCATCtgttttttaattcaaaatttttcaAATTTGAAACCCTCTAAAGAATTCAAAATTTGTCTAGTGTCGAAAACCTCGTTTATGGCAACTAGTTCCCTCTTCTTCTTACATTTGACTCTGCTAACTTCTGGTGACCTTAAGCGTGCTAGTTAGATACTAGAGCTAGCGAGAACACCCTCAGCTAATTCTACCCTTGAGCTAAACTGATTGTACTTGGTAATTAGCTAACAGAACCATTCCTTTAACTTTCACCTCATGGGTTAGTaatatgtttgttttttatattattaggttAAGAGGAAAGAatttatagatgtatatgtttttttatgtttatttcgaTCTCATATTTACAATAAATCCGGAAATTATAGGATGGCATCTTGGAGTGTTGTAAAGATAAGTCTGAAAAATATAAAGATGTATAAACAAAAGAgtgaataaaaattcaataaattaaCGAACGCATCCAATATAAGAGaattttcataaacaaaaaaataaatgaaagaatttaCTTAGTCTTTTCCTTACTATATTAAAACCTCCTAATCTCGACCTTAGTGACCGTAGCCGTATCCATGGCCATGACCACCGTGTCCGTGTCCATATCCGCCATGACTGTGCCCATAGCTGATGTGAGAATAGCCATAGCCACCATGTCCACCATGACCATGACCATGGCCATGGCCATATCCACCATGTCCGTGACCATGGCTATGTCCATAACCACCGTGTCCATGCCCATGTCCACCATGTCCATGGCCATATCCTCCATGGCCATTTCCACCATGTCCATGGCCATATCCACCATGTCCATGTCCGTGACTATGGCCGTATCCATGGCCATGTCCATGGTCAGGCACTGGAACTGCTACGGCCACAAGTACCGCATAAGCCAGAGAAAGGAAGAGGATCTGCAAATAATAGAAAATGCTGCTGCTAAAAGTTTTGGTTGGTAAAAATAACAATTAGTTTTGTTTTGTTATGGTTGGTGAAAATAtcaattgcttttgttttgttttggttggcTAATATAACAATTTGTTAGATTTTGTTGTGgttggtaaaaataaaaagaaaataaaaattgttgGGGAAATTAACaatggtttttgttttattttggttgGTGAAAATAACCATTTGATTGATTTTGTTTTGGTTGGAAAAAATAACAATTTATTTGGTTTTGTTTTGGTTGGTGAAAATaattgttttggttttgttttggttGGTGATAATAACAATTTGTTTTGCTTTGATTTGGTTGGTGAAAATAACAATTAGTTCTATTTGGATTTAGTTGGTGAAAATAACATTTAGTTTTGTTTTGTTTGGTTGGTGTAAATGATAAtttgtttggttttgttttagttggtGTAAATAACaattagttttgttttgttttggttggtgAAAGAATTGTAAAGATGTAAAAGATAAGAAAACTCCCGAAAAAAGAACTTCTCGAaggaacccccccccaaaaaaaagcgaAAATTAAAGATACTAATCTCTAGTAAAGATAAAAGCAAGTTACCATCTTAGCTGCCATTTCGTCCTTTGATTTCCGGAGCGAGTGAGCTAAGCTCTAAATCGTCAAAGACTTTATGATACGAAAAGAGATCGTCCGTGCCATTATATATTGGGCCTAAGACACATTGGCCCCGCCCTC contains these protein-coding regions:
- the LOC137660056 gene encoding uncharacterized protein, which encodes MAAKMILFLSLAYAVLVAVAVPVPDHGYGHSSHGHGHGGYGHGGYGHGHGGHGHGGYGHGHGHGHGGYGHSHGHGHGGYGHGHGHGHGGHGGSGYSHISYGHNHGGYGHGHGGHGHGYGYSH
- the LOC137660057 gene encoding antifungal protein-like, producing MAAKMILFLSLAYAVLVAVAVPVPDHGHGHGYGHSHGHGHGGYGHGHGGNGHGGYGHGHGGHGHGHGGYGHSHGHGHGGYGHGHGHGHGGHGGYGYSHISYGHSHGGYGHGHGGHGHGYGYGH